The proteins below are encoded in one region of Helianthus annuus cultivar XRQ/B chromosome 2, HanXRQr2.0-SUNRISE, whole genome shotgun sequence:
- the LOC110886127 gene encoding uncharacterized protein LOC110886127, protein MGRAPTGIQQIRPHGTQFQRPMPLQQAHPQYQQPQLQRPVQQPQMQQPGSALGPANPCRRSRPKFSKGPKEFFTAQKTNDARRSLRSFQQQQGEMFHEAFKRFNMMLKNCPHHGIQLWELLNAFHEGLSSEDARDLMSITNDTFGTNFEHDDWAFLEQMAVTSKRKAQSSRRARHVITRPQVHGVENGGVQTTNQVYNVCTNCNEIGHIAEVCLVGVVEDQVEEVNAIQGGGHNFNMNSNTYYPGLRNHPNFRYGNPTNQANPNFQGAQGNFAPRQQQCNQGNYRGRNNFGYQGQFQQSGGQSGSSGQTSSSGNEVMDMLRVMQQDMQKRNQLDEVRMQKDEVRDKSIQTVLRNGKEFKANLSPGLVDGVVEDITGNESDEDEVSPSIVSKDSNVEKVIQKPGLGEILKDKNEEGGPSQVPFPSALIDPGKKNFISTRGPQKEELWEVFKQVKVNLPLLDAIKQGPAYAKFLKELCTQKRQQKKKMPKRVDLTGQVSAVLKGDLPPKLQDPGTPLINIQVGNFQISKALLDLGA, encoded by the exons ATGGGTAGGGCACCAACGGGGATCCAACAAATTCGGCCACATGGGACACAGTTTCAACGGCCAATGCCTTTACAACAAGCTCATCCACAATATCAACAACCTCAACTCCAAAGGCCGGTGCAGCAACCACAAATGCAACAACCAGGGTCGGCTCTTGGGCCGGCCAACCCGTGCCGTCGCTCGAGGCCCAAATTTTCAAAGGGCCCGAAAg AGTTTTTCACGgctcaaaagaccaatgatgcaaGACGGAGTTTGAGGAGTTTCCAACAACAACAGGGGGAAATGTTTCATGAGGCGTTTAAACGGTTCAATATGATGTTGAAAAATTGTCCTCATCATGGTATACAACTTTGGGAGTTGTTGAATGCTTTTCATGAGGGGTTGAGTTCAGAGGATGCTCGTGATTTAATGTCAATTACTAACGATACATTTGGTACCAATTTTGAGCATGATGATTGGGCATTTTTAGAGCAAATGGCGGTTACGTCGAAAAGGAAGGCTCAATCTTCGAGACGGGCGAGGCATGTTATTACAAGACCACAAGTTCATGGGGTAGAAAATGGAGGTGTGCAAACTACAAATCAAGTGTACAATGTTTGCACTAAttgcaatgaaataggtcatATAGCGGAAGTGTGTTTGGTAGGAGTGGTTGAAGATCAAGTAGAGGAGGTGAATGCTATTCAAGGGGGTGGTCATAATTTCAACATGAACTCGAACACATACTATCCCGGGTTAAGGAATCATCCCAATTTTCGTTATGGGAACCCGACGAATCAAGCCAACCCAAATTTCCAAGGAGCCCAAGGAAATTTCGCGCCTCGTCAACAACAATGCAACCAAGGTAATTATCGAGGTAGAAACAATTTTGGCTACCAAGGTCAATTTCAACAATCGGGTGGTCAAAGTGGTTCTTCGGGTCAAACTTCATCAAGCGGGAATGAAGTTATGGATATGCTCCGAGTTATGCAACAAGATATGCAAAAGAGGAATCAACTTGATGAGGTTCGGATGCAAAAGGATGAAGTTCGTGACAAGAGCATTCAAAC TGTCTTAAGAAATGGAAAAGAATTTAAAGCAAACTTGTCACCGGGtttggttgatggggtggttgaggatattACGGGAAATGAAAGTGATGAGGATGAAGTCTCACCATCAATTGTGTCTAAGGACTCTAATGTTGAAAAAGTAATTCAAAAACCGGGGTTGGGTGAAATTTTAAAAGATAAAAATGAGGAAGGGGGACCAAGCCAAGTCCCATTTCCATCGGCTTTAATTGACCCGGGTAAGAAAAATTTTATTTCAACaaggggtcctcaaaaagaggaattGTGGGAAGTCTTCAAGCAAGTTAAAGTTAACCTTCCTTTGCTTGATGCAATTAAACAAGGGCCCGCTTATGCtaaatttttaaaagaattatGCACACAAAAGAGGCAACAAAAGAAAAAGATGCCTAAGCGGGTTGATTTGACCGGACAAGTTAGTGCGGTGCTTAAAGGGgatcttcctcctaagctccaagatccgggaaCGCCGTTGATAAATATTCAAGTTGGGAATTTTCAAATATCAAAGGCGTTGTTAGATCTCGGAGCCTGA
- the LOC110886137 gene encoding extensin-like codes for MDPQTPTTGQPTPSFVPSSSQPSPNTTIPNSTTNPTPTHEVDPSNTTSPTTTQTEPTLTYSPSSTVPPFSYFFPASGQSSSTYPIPPSSTIIHTTSTYRPPNQPGGHYSSPQFVQSLGVGGDGFDDGYEAEFRGYEEEGIIMEVMEEI; via the coding sequence ATGGATCCACAAACTCCCACTACGGGTCAACCTACACCGTCTTTTGTACCTTCTTCATCACAACCGTCACCAAATACTACCATTCCAAATTCCACCACCAATCCTACTCCAACACATGAAGTTGACCCATCCAACACCACATCACCTACCACTACCCAAACCGAGCCTACTCTCACCTATAGCCCTTCCTCAACTGTTCCACCATTTTCATACTTTTTCCCAGCTTCCGGTCAATCATCTTCTACCTACCCAATACCACCAAGTTCAACCATTATTCATACTACTTCTACATATCGACCACCGAACCAACCGGGTGGTCACTATTCATCTCCTCAGTTTGTGCAATCTTTGGGTGTAGGAGGAGATGGATTTGATGACGGGTATGAAGCAGAATTTAGAGGATATGAAGAAGAGGGGATTATTATGGAGGTGATGGAGGAAATTTAG